The segment agagtgtgtgtaagagagtgtgtgtgtatgtgtgtgtgtgtgtgtgtgtatgtgtgtaagagagagtgtgtgtgtgtgtgtgtgtgtgtgtgtgtgtgtgtaagaaagagtgtgtgtgtgtgtgtttgtgtgtgtgtgtgtgtgtgtgtgtgtgtgtgtgtgtgtgtgtgtgtgtaagagagtgtgtgggtgtgtgtgtatggaagtgAGGAGGCGGTGTGAGTGGACAGGAAGGCTCTTCTACGCAGAGGGCTATTCTTCTCTGACCTGCTTCCTTCCAGGATGAACCTCTGAAATGtggacaggcagagagggaaaccCCCCCAGTCAGACTGCCCCTTCCTCCAGGACCTCTAGGGAGACACCTAAGGGGCCAAGGTGCCAACTGGGACAAGGGGTGGGTgttggggagggagatggggtaagtaatggggagggagaaggggtgagtgtgggggagggaggggtgagtgttggggaggggtgagtgtgggggagggaggggtgtgggggagggaggggtgtgagggagggagggaggggtgagtgtgggggagggaggggtgtgggggagggaggggtgtgagggagggagggaggtgtgagtgtgggggagggaggggggggtgagagtgggggagggaggggtgtgagggagggaggggtgagtgtgagggagggaggggtgagtgtgagggagggaggggggggtgtgggggagggagggagggagggggggtgagtgtgggggagggagggaggggtgagtgtgggggagggaggggtgtgagggagggaggggtgagtgtgagggaggggtgagtgtgggggagggaggggggtgtgtgggggagggaggggtgtgggggagggaggggtgagtgtgagggagggaggggtgagtgtgggggaggggtgagtgtgggggagggaggggggggtgtgagggagggaggggtgagtgtgggggagggaggggtgagtgtgggggaggggtgtgagggagggaggggtgagtgtgagggagggagggaggggtgagtgtgagggaggggtgagtgtgggggagggagggggggagggggggaggggggggtgagtgtgggggagggagggggggggtgagtgtgggggagggaggggggggtgtgggggagggagggggggagggagggggggaggggtgagtgtgagggagggagggaggggtgagtgtgggggagggaggggtgtgagggagggaggggtgagtgtgagggagggaggggtgagtgtgagggaggggtgagtgtgggggagggagggggggagggggggaggggggggtgagtgtgggggagggagggggggaggggtgagtgtgagggaggggtgtgagggagggagggaggggtgagtgtgagggaggggtgagtgtgggggagggagggggggggtgagtgtgggggagggaggggggtaggggtgagtgtgagggagggagggaggggtgagtgtgagggagggagggagggagggaggggggggtgagtgtgggggagggaggggggggttagctGGGTTAAGACTCGGTCTCTTCCTGCTCTTAGAGGGATTCATGTGAGGCCTTCAGACCGTTCCAGGGTCTTTGTTCGGAGGGTGTCGACCAGCGCAGCACTTTCAGACATGCAAAACCAGAGATGCACAGTTGCTGTTTTCTTTTACCCACAGTGAGCTCAGGAACAGCGGCCACAGTCCATACGTGTCAGAACAGTGTTGCTTTACACTACAGACATATCACCCTACAGACACATCACAGCTTCCCCTGGCTGGGGTTACCCCCTCGGAGAATCTGAGGGCTCTGCGTCTTCCCTCATTCTACATGAATCTGTTATGTGATATAGAGAGAAAAGGACCCGTGTGATTTCTCGGGGGGCTGGGAGCAGGATTACAGCTTCTGACACATGAGCACCTGAATCAACTCCAGGCTCGGGCATTGGATGTCAGCTGTCCCTCCAGGGTAACTATGGAAGTTAAACACCAGGCCAGAATAACAGATAAGCCTTCAGGGAAAACTAGGTGGTAAAGATCTGCTTTCGGGAACTTCATTTTAGATTTACATCAACATACCTGGAGGTAAACGTTTGTGTTTAAGTAAAAACACATGAGGGCAtaggaaagagaaaggaaagtCTAGAAAGAGTGAAATTTCACCGGTTATGGAAATTACGCTCTCCTCGAGATTATTCATAATAAATGAATTAATTTGAAAGTTATTTTCAAAAAATGATTAAATAGAACATTTAGCACATTGGATACACTGAATTTCATTGACATTTCTCTCCAAATCACGATTGTGTCATACCTGTACTTCAGGGGAAGCAGAAGAAAGCTCAATGCCGTTTTCTCCCAAGGCAGCCATGGACAGGCGGACCAGGTTGCTCAGTATCTGCCGGTGGTCCGTCGCCTCGCTCCTCCCTCGGCCCTCCCCGTTCCTCGGCCTCCTGAGCGTGGCCTGGGTCGcaggctccccctcctcccctccagccctgccctgggCCTCGCAGGGGCCCCTCCTCTTCAGGGTGCCGGTGTGAGACATGGAAGACGACGACGAGGGGTTCCTGGCCGTCCGCAGGGTCCGGTAGGGCGTGGCCGGGGTCCGGGGGAGAGAGCCGTCCAGGTCGAAGCTCCCGGGTTTGCGTAGCGTCCTGGAGTGGGAGATGGGGAGCGTCGCCCCTCCGTCCGGGTGGGCTAGGGGCGTCGGGGGGGACGAGGCCCGGGAGAGCTGCCTCTCGGTGGGCTGGTCTCCAGACACCACTGGGGGGAGCGCCTGGGCCCCACCCTCCTCATCCGAaggttcctctcttctcccccttagGGCCGGTACCAGCTGGATGTCGGCCTTCAGGATGTGCTTCTGAGGTCGGCGAGGGTGGCGGGTGTAGGTGGACTCGGCCTGTCGGCAGTTGTACGCCCGGTTCTCTCGTTTCTCCGGGCGGCAGAAGGTGGTTACCAGAGCTACGgccaggagcagcaggaggcagGTGGCACCTAGACAGATGGCCAGCATCATGGTGAAGCTGAGCTGGCCGCGGTTGCCGGGAGACGAGTTCTTGAGATGGTCCTTGAGGTTGATGAAGGTGACCTCCAGCCTCGCACTGGTGGCCAGGCTGGGAGTGCCCATGTCGGACACCGAGATCTCCACCTTGAAGGTCTTGCCGATCAGCTCCGTGGCATTGGAGGTGTTGACGTACAGCTGTCCCGTGCTGTCGTCCAGCCTGAACAGGCCGGTCGGGTTCCCATCTGTGATCAGGTAGGTGAGTTTCCCGTTCAGTCCAGAGTCGGGGTCACTGGCTTTTATGGTGGTGGCCAGGAATCCTTTAAGTCCATCTGTGGCCGAGTGGCCAAACGGAGAATCCGTAGAACCCTCCTCCAGACTGGTTCCCAGTTCAGTGACGATCTCCCCCTTGTCGGCGTTGACAGGGACACTGACAGAGCAGACGCCCCTCTTTAGCGCCGGCTCACTGATGACGGGAGGGTTGTCGTTGAGATCCTGGATGTCGATCAGAACCGTGGCCGAGCTGCTAAGAGGGGGATGTCCCTGGTCTACGGCCTTCACAACAAAGGAATAGGAACGGGAAAGCTCGTAATCCAGGGACTGTTGGACACTGACGATTCCACTGGTGGGGTGAATAGAGAAAGAGGCTGTTGGCGTCCCTAGTTCGTTGGACTCCTGGATGGAGTAGGACACCCTCCCGCTCAGTTCCAGGTCCACGTCGCAAGCTTCCACCTTGAGCACGGGCAGGCCAGGGGCGTTGTTCTCCTGGAAGGAGGAGCGGTACTGCGACCTGGAGAACACGGGCGCATTGTCGTTCTCATCCAGCACGTGCACGGCCAGGTGTCGGacgcaggagagaggggggtctcCGTGGTCCTGGGCGATCAGGGTGACGTTGTACTCCGTCACCGACTCCCGGTCCAGGGTGCCGTTGGTCACGATGGTGTAGTAACCGTGGCTCTTCTTGAGGCGGAATGGACCGGAACCGGGCTGGATCTTGGCACGCACCTTTCCGTTGTCACCTGAATCGGCGTCCGAAACCATCACCAGTGCCAGGAAGGTGTCCTCGGGCGCGCTCTCTGACACTGTGGCCACCGGGGAGTCGGGCTGCGTCCAGGTGACGTGGATCCTCGGGGCGTTGTCATTGACGTCTCGCAGCTTGACGTGGAGTTTGCAGTGGGAAGGGATGGCGTTGGGGCCAAGGTCACGGGCCTGGAGGTCCACCTCGTAGGAGTGCTTGGCCTCATAGTCCAGGGGGCCCTGGAGGGTCACCGCACCCGTCTGGGGGTGCACCCCGAACAGCCTCTGCACATCCGGAGGAGCGTGTTTACTCAGGGAGTACTCCACCTCCCCATTGGCTCCCTGGTCCGGGTCAGAGGCCTTCAGGTTGATGACCACGGTGCCCCGGGCAGTATCCTCCGCCAGCTCCACGGTCGGGGTGCTGTCCTCAAACGTGGGGCTGTTGTCGTTGGAGTCCAAGATGTTGACACGGACCAGAGTGCTGCCAGAGCGTGGCGGATTCCCCTTGTCCCAGGCTGTGAGAGTCAGCTCGAAGGAGGGCTGGACTTCCCGGTCCAGCTCCTTGATCACCACCAGCTCTGCCCGCTTGCTCCCACCCGGCGCCGTGCTCACATCCAGGGCAAAGTGCTGGTTGATGGCCAGCGAGTAGGTCTGCAGGCCGTTGGGGCCGGCATCGGGGTCGACCGCGCGGTCCAGGGGGATCCGCATCCTCAGCGAGGCCGTCTCAGAGATCTCCACGTCCTGATTCCGGCTGGGGAAGGTGGGGCTGTGGTCGTTTAggtccatcacctccaccctcaccctcaggaAGTGAAAGGAGCCTCCCTTCCTGTAGAGCACGCTGAAGGCCAGCTCACACAGGTCCGCCCCTCGGCACAGCTCTTCCCGGTCCAGAGGGTTGAGGGTGGACACGGTTCCGTCTCGTGACGCGATGGAAAAGGGCAAGGCCTGGCCGTACTCGGCCACCTGGAAACCCTCCAGAGgccccgtctctcctctctgacgcAGGTCGTCCACAAGCCGGCCTACCCTCGTCCCAGCAGCCTGCTCCTCCCACACCCGGTACAGGATGGTCAGGGGGCCAGGGTCCGAGCACTGCGCCTCAGGACCGAGGCTCAGAACCAGCAGCAGGGGCAGTAGCATGACTGTTTACGGTTTCTCTGATCAGACTAGGTCCTAAATGGACATAATATCTGTCTGTAAATGTTTAATTTTAACCAGTTCTGAATGTGAGATGAAGCAGCTCTAATTTATTAACTCTATAAATATGTCTCAATCAGCCCAAAAATCTGCTAAGCATTAACTAGCACCAGATATCTTATTTTTCTCACAGAACATTTACATGTTGTTTCAGTAAAAACAAAACCCTTATagtaaagagaaaaaaagcTCAATGGTTAACTATATCGCCTCAGACAAAAAGCTCTGTCACTAAAAAATAACGTGAAAAAAATGATCAACAAAACAATCTGTTCTATTTGAACAACTCTTAAACCAGAATGATGTTGAATAAAGAGCTTTTCTATAACAACCTCCTCCACCACAGCTGAGTCAGAAGATAATGACAGAATAGTCCATCCAGAACAAACAGCTAAAgcgtctttctctctacctcactcCCCACTGCTGTTTCAGCCTCCAGATCCCAGATCCTGCTCACAGCAAAGTCCACAGTCAAGTGAAGAAGTCCTGCTCTGTGAGGACACATGCTGGGAGTGactgagccaatcagaggcaggggggcggggcctaTGCAGATTCTTTCTGCAAACCCCCACAGAACAGAGAGATGTGGACCCTCAGGAAATCAGGAGTTAGGACAACACAGGAGTGCTTTTAGAGAAACGCGATCCTGCCCTTCCTGAGTCATCCTCTGCCCTCAGCCGCCACACAATTTGCTTTCCTTCATTAACTCATCAGGACCTGCACTATGGCTGTTTAGGTTCCTCTAAAGGGGTGTGAGGGTTTGAAGTAGAGCTCTTGTGGGCCCAAGAGGTCTAGCCAGACCTGTTGTTAGTTCAGAGCTTCATGACGTATGGTCTGCACTCGTGACAGAAATCCTAAACATAGATAACTGATAAGCCTGTGGGCAACTCTAAACTGGTCTGTCTTAAGTCTTTAAGCTTTGTCAAATGCTCCTTTCGGGGGAAAGAATTATTTATGTTCCTCTTTTCCACACTTCTGTAATAACACATGTAGAATTAGCTGTGTTTTTACTTCATGCACTGTACAGTCAAGGACATGCTGAAAAGTTCCAAGTCGCCTCTTTTCAAGGATTTATTCTAAAAATAAAGTACTGTGGTTTCTTGTCAGTGTGGCTCCAATCCAAGAATATGAAAAAACATCCAAAAACATCACATGTATGGGTCTAAATGCTATACTTATCAAATGTTTTTGCTGTGAAACAGGATTCCATTCTATGGATCTTACATGTTATTTCACATGCTTGCCTGATTAACACATATATACATTGAGATTCAATTTCACACACTGGATTTCCACGCTTTATGTGTGTCTAATTCTTATTTTCTCCACACTCTAAGAGGACCAGGACAGACATCTGAGAAAGAAAAGCTCTGCGGAGCTTCAAGCAGATCGCTTCCCTTCCCGGCTCGGGGGGTCCTGAAACAGAGAGAACCATCAACACGAGAGCCAATCGGATCCTCTCTCAGAGCAACGACGCGGGACAGGGTGATAACTCTGGGGAAGATGACAGTGGAGATAAGACGACCTGCAGTCCGCTGCTGTTAGCGGAGACTCCGTGAAGCGGACCTGCTTAAGAGTGAAACTCCCCTCTGAGAGGCCGTCTCTGTTAGTCAGCCAGAGAGGAAGGGTCAGCCAATACGATTAGGCTCTATCTCCTAAACAAACACGGGGTCGTGTTCAGCACCCTGAGCCCTGCTCTGCGGGCCGttaggggagcaggaggagggtgaACGCTGGGCTCTGCATGCAGGACAAACTCACTGTTTAGTGTTGCTTTCATTTCAGTAACTGCACCCCTGGAGTGCTCGGCCCCTACACTCAGCtacgacccctgacccctgactccAAATCAGCTCAATgtcatggagggacaggggCACAAAGGAAGGACTCTGTtaacctacacaaacacatatacacacacaaacacatatacacacacaaacagaaacatgaTCATAACTTTAACATCTTCCTGAACAcgcgtccctccctccctccttccctccttccttccttccttccttccctccctccttccctccctccctccctccctccctccctccttccctccttccctccttccctccttccctccctccctccctccctccctctcctgcttttCTGTCTGAGCTGGCTGGCATCTGAAATGCCATTTTTGTGGGTGAGGCTTCCTCTGAGCCTGCAAGTCTGGTCAccacatttctgtgtgtgtgtgtgtgtgtcccgctGAAACCAAATCCTGCCTCTGATGTGTTACATCTACCTTTTtctcacaaaaaaaaacacactggaAACCCCATGCCTCTTTAAAAGCACACACAGTCAAAACACATCAACCTATCTCATTCTGAATTCACTGTCCACTGTGGGAAGGGGTTTTGAGTATCTAAACATCATTGTGCTTTGAAAACAATAAGCTGCAAAACAGGAAAGTGAGTTGACCGAGCCGCAGGAGGCTAAACCAGCCCAGAGGAGAAAGCAGCTATTTCTGAGACCTGGCTCTCTTGCTGTTGTTTTCCTCACAGATAAAGGATGTGTTAAGGAAACTGGCCAATGAGAGACAACCTCCAAGccctcactgtctggtctttaCAGGAGCCTCCATCACACAACCAAACAACTTCTCATCTGACAGTGCAGAGCAACAACCAAACTTCTAAAACCTCTCTTCTACCTATTATCACACCAAACACATCATTAACATCAGAGCGACTATTTTTTATACTATGTCACTTTGGGGAAAAGCATGTGCTAATCTAATACAAATGTTAAAATGTATTCAGTGACTATGTTTTTCCACAGAGTATAACTGCTATCATTTGACAGTCGAGCTACCGTTAGTCCCAGTTGGAGGGTGAACCTGCTGAAGATCTTCCCTCAGAGTCAGAGGGGACGAGCCTCATcggcctctcctgtgtcctccagaggggacgagcctcatcatcctctcctgtgtcctccagaGGGGACGAGCCTCATcggcctctcctgtgtcctccagaGGGGACGAGCCTCATcggcctctcctgtgtcctccagaGGGGACGAGCCTCATcggcctctcctgtgtcctccagaGGGGACGAGCCTCATcgtcctctcctgtgtcctccagaGGGGACGAGCCTCATcgtcctctcctgtgtcctccagaGGGGACGAGCCTCATcggcctctcctgtgtcctccagaGGGGACGAGCCTCATcgtcctctcctgtgtcctccagaGGGGACGAGCCTCATcgtcctctcctgtgtcctccagaGGGGACGAGCCTCATcgtcctctcctgtgtcctccagaGGGGACGAGCCTCATcggcctctcctgtgtcctccagaGGGGACGAGCCTCATcggcctctcctgtgtcctccagaGGGGACGAGCCTCATcggcctctcctgtgtcctccagaGGGGACGAGCCTCATcgtcctctcctgtgtcctccagaGGGGACGAGCCTCATcgtcctctcctgtgtcctccagaGGGGACGAGCCTCATCGGCCTCTACTGTGTCCTCCAGAGGGGACGAGCCTCATcgtcctctcctgtgtcctccagaGGGGACGAGCCTCATcgtcctctcctgtgtcctccagaGGGGACGAGCCTCATcgtcctctcctgtgtcctccagaGGGGACGAGCCTCATcgtcctctcctgtgtcctccagaGGGGACGAGCCTCATcgtcctctcctgtgtcctccagaGGGGACGAGCCTCATcgtcctctcctgtgtcctccagaGGGGATGAGGCCAGTCGTCAGCAGCCGGCTCTGCTGCCCAGTCTGCCCTGTGATGACAAGAGACAGCCCCTTTAAACACctccacacagccagccagtcttCACAAGCTCTTAGACTCACTCAATGCCTTCACATAAAcaaagagtttgtgtgtggcgGGTTAGTGGGATttaacaaggtgtgtgtgtgtgtgtgtgtgtgtgtgtgtgtgtgtgtgtgtgtgtgtgtgtgtgtgtgtgtgtgtgtgtgtgtgtgtgtgtgtgtgtgtgtgtgaagacgtgTAAGGGCAGGATGTGAGTGGACCACTGACCCACTTAATCAGTGAGTAACGGGGCCCAAAGTAGAATGACCAAcagccattcacacacacaaactgtagctGTACGTTATACAGCCTGACATTCATTTGTTCACAAAATGTTTTCCTGGTGCCCCACATTAGAGTTTGTGACAGTGCCAAGACATCTAACCAACCCTGACTGACCACCATACAGTGAACAAACAACCTGATTTGACATGCAACCCTC is part of the Osmerus eperlanus chromosome 13, fOsmEpe2.1, whole genome shotgun sequence genome and harbors:
- the pcdh12 gene encoding protocadherin-12, translating into MLLPLLLVLSLGPEAQCSDPGPLTILYRVWEEQAAGTRVGRLVDDLRQRGETGPLEGFQVAEYGQALPFSIASRDGTVSTLNPLDREELCRGADLCELAFSVLYRKGGSFHFLRVRVEVMDLNDHSPTFPSRNQDVEISETASLRMRIPLDRAVDPDAGPNGLQTYSLAINQHFALDVSTAPGGSKRAELVVIKELDREVQPSFELTLTAWDKGNPPRSGSTLVRVNILDSNDNSPTFEDSTPTVELAEDTARGTVVINLKASDPDQGANGEVEYSLSKHAPPDVQRLFGVHPQTGAVTLQGPLDYEAKHSYEVDLQARDLGPNAIPSHCKLHVKLRDVNDNAPRIHVTWTQPDSPVATVSESAPEDTFLALVMVSDADSGDNGKVRAKIQPGSGPFRLKKSHGYYTIVTNGTLDRESVTEYNVTLIAQDHGDPPLSCVRHLAVHVLDENDNAPVFSRSQYRSSFQENNAPGLPVLKVEACDVDLELSGRVSYSIQESNELGTPTASFSIHPTSGIVSVQQSLDYELSRSYSFVVKAVDQGHPPLSSSATVLIDIQDLNDNPPVISEPALKRGVCSVSVPVNADKGEIVTELGTSLEEGSTDSPFGHSATDGLKGFLATTIKASDPDSGLNGKLTYLITDGNPTGLFRLDDSTGQLYVNTSNATELIGKTFKVEISVSDMGTPSLATSARLEVTFINLKDHLKNSSPGNRGQLSFTMMLAICLGATCLLLLLAVALVTTFCRPEKRENRAYNCRQAESTYTRHPRRPQKHILKADIQLVPALRGRREEPSDEEGGAQALPPVVSGDQPTERQLSRASSPPTPLAHPDGGATLPISHSRTLRKPGSFDLDGSLPRTPATPYRTLRTARNPSSSSSMSHTGTLKRRGPCEAQGRAGGEEGEPATQATLRRPRNGEGRGRSEATDHRQILSNLVRLSMAALGENGIELSSASPEVQQVSQLLSLLHQGQLQPRPNFRGNKYSHRAGRSGAQDTDWHSTKDSGHGESEAGDMDWDPDQESPLDPLLGEGLNSLLNTDDVFADLEDPSWMARLSLPLTADYHDNMFVPNGPPSPDDLCPPDSLDSTFSTFGKTPEPSSPLGGALLSEVSTLFEMLLSQKADAQPCPSAEMLYRLSAAYRRSLGLDGASPAPSGPPGGMRNSGNPEKRPSLAQC